AACCCCCATTTCCTGTAGTGGAACCGGAGGCCGTCAAACACGAACGGGTAAAGAATATGGTCACATTTTCGATCACTTTGCCATTGTTTATGAATACCCCAATGGCGTGAAAGGCTTCAGCCGTTGTCGTCAGCAGGATGGATGTGCCGTCGATGTTTCAGACCATGTGTTTGGAACCAAAGGTCGCGTCGATGTCTTCAAACATCGCATCTATGATCCTAAAGGGGAAAAGACCTGGCAGTTCCGTGACAAAAGTAAAAACATGTACCAGGTTGAGCATGACGAATTCTTCAATAGCATCCGTTCGGGCAATCCCCTTAATAACGGCGATTACATGACCAAGAGCACCATGCTCGCCATCATGGGGCGCATGGCTGCATACACCGGAAAATCGATCACATGGGACGAAGCGATCAATTCGAAAGAAGATCTGACTCCCGCCAGCTACGAATGGGGTCCACTCCCTGTGCCACCGGTCGCGATGCCTGGTGTCACTGCGTTTAAATAAATTATGATTCGTTAGAATTGTTGATTCCATCGATCACCTACCCCTACACGCTCTCAGATTTTTCTGGGAGCGTGTTTTTTTATATCAAACTAAAAAGTCTTCAACCGAAAATTCAGTTCCTGGAAAAATTTTGAGAATAGAGAGTTTTTCGAAACATTTTCTCGTCTCTCGGGTTTGATTTTTGTAGATTCAATTGAATCGGCTGCGTTAAAGTTCCAGAAGTTGTCCCAGATCTTGTTTTGGATCTCGGGAATCACTTTCAATTGAATAAACGGTCAATGTTGTAAACCCATTGACTAGAGACACTTAACATTTCATAACCACATTTCCGGAGACTAACAGATGCGTTTCACTCGTCTACTTTCCATTGGCACAACTCTGCTCGCAGTCTGTGCTACGACAATGCTTCCCGCTCAACCTCCTGAAGGCGGCGATCGTCCTGAACGAGGTGACCGGCCCGAAGGTCGCGAGCGTGGTCCCCGCGACGGCGATCGCGGTGATCGAGGTCCTCGTGACGGTGGCCCCCGTAGAGGCGGTTTTGGTGGACCTGGTGGTCGTCCCAACTTTCTGATGATGATGCCAATTATCGTAGTGCTTGATGTCAACAAGGATGGCGAAATCTCCAAAGAAGAAATGGAGAATGCCACTGCGTCCCTTCAAAAACTGGACAAAGACAAAAACGGAAAGCTAACACAAGAAGAATTGCGTCCGGACTTTGGTGGTTTTGGCCGACGCGACGGTGACCGTCGTGGCCCCGGAGGTCCTGGTGGATTTGGAAGACGCGATGGAGGCAATCGCAGTGGTGATTTTGTCGAACGAATGCTGACCAACGACAAAAACAAAGATGGCAAACTCACCAAAGATGAATTGCCCGAGCGGATGCAACCGATGTTTGATCGGATCGACACCAACAAAGACAAAGAAGTCGATAAAGCTGAGTTAACCAAAATGGCAGAACAGTTTAACTCACGCAATCGATCGCGCGGTGGAGATCGGGGTAATCGTGGTGGTGGACGTCGTCCTGAAAGCGATCGTCCCAAGCGTCCTGAATCAGAAGAAAACTAAAACTTTCTTTTCCATTTGGCTCGTTAACTCATCTTATTTTCAGGGACATTGATATGCACCTCAAAATTGCTATGTTCGCTTTGTTGATGTTAATTTCCTCAAGCGTTCAGGCAGACTGGATGCGGTTTCGCGGGCCAAATGGCTCAGGAGTTTCTGACGAAAAGCAGGCCACTCCTGCTGAATGGAGTCCTCAAAAAAACCTGAAATGGAAAGTGGCACTGCCAGGTCCCGGTTCATCCAGTCCGATCATTGTCGGTGACAAAGTTTTTGTCACCTGCTGGTCGGGCTATGGGATGAATCGGAATGACCTCGGCGATCAGAAAGATCTCAAGCGGCACCTTGTCTGCCTGGATCGAAACAGTGGTAAGATCCTGTGGGATAAAACAGTCGGCCCGGTTCTACCTGAAGATGTCTATACAGGCATGTTCGCCGAACATGGTTATGCATCGCACACTCCCACCTCCGATGGCAAGCGGGTGTATGCCTATTTCGGTAAATCGGGAGCTGTCGCGTTCGACCTCGAAGGCAATCAGCTCTGGCAAACGATTGTGGGCGATGAACTTGATCCCCGCCGCTGGGGGTCTTCCTCAAGTCCTATTTTGTATAAAGATTTGCTCATTGTAACGGCGACGGCAGAAAGCGAAGCAATTGTCGCGTTGAATAAAGAGACCGGTAAAGAAGTCTGGCGACAAGAATCATCAGGCTTCAACTCAACCTGGGGCACTCCCATTATAGTGAACCATGGTGACAAGCGAACCGACCTGGTGATCGGCGTTCCCTATGAAATCTGGGGACTCAGTCCAGACACCGGTAAACTGCGCTGGTATTGTGAAGCCATGCCGACCGAGACCTATTGCTCCAGTGTGATTGCTCAGAATGGAGTAGTTTACGGAATTGAAGGACGGGGCGGCGGATCGATCGCCGTGCGAGCCAATGGAAAAGGGGACGTCACCAAATCACACGTCCTCTGGTCAGGCCGGGATGCGAACCGAATTGAAACCCCCGTCATTTATCAGGACCGAATCTATTTCTTCTCGCGTGGCATTGCCAACTGCATCGATGCCAAAACCGGCGAACGCATCTTCCGGGGACGACTCGAACAAGGAGACGCTGTCGCAGCCGATGATAGAGAAGAACCAGCCGGAAATCGTTTTGGCGGACGCAGGGGTAGAGGAGGCGGCGGTTTTCGTGGTAGCGACTATTCATCCCCCATCGTTGCCGACGG
This genomic interval from Gimesia alba contains the following:
- a CDS encoding outer membrane protein assembly factor BamB family protein; this translates as MHLKIAMFALLMLISSSVQADWMRFRGPNGSGVSDEKQATPAEWSPQKNLKWKVALPGPGSSSPIIVGDKVFVTCWSGYGMNRNDLGDQKDLKRHLVCLDRNSGKILWDKTVGPVLPEDVYTGMFAEHGYASHTPTSDGKRVYAYFGKSGAVAFDLEGNQLWQTIVGDELDPRRWGSSSSPILYKDLLIVTATAESEAIVALNKETGKEVWRQESSGFNSTWGTPIIVNHGDKRTDLVIGVPYEIWGLSPDTGKLRWYCEAMPTETYCSSVIAQNGVVYGIEGRGGGSIAVRANGKGDVTKSHVLWSGRDANRIETPVIYQDRIYFFSRGIANCIDAKTGERIFRGRLEQGDAVAADDREEPAGNRFGGRRGRGGGGFRGSDYSSPIVADGKVYYTSRSGETYVIKASDKLEQISVNRLTNDNEDFSASPAVSDGDLFIRSDKHLYCVGAKDS
- a CDS encoding EF-hand domain-containing protein yields the protein MRFTRLLSIGTTLLAVCATTMLPAQPPEGGDRPERGDRPEGRERGPRDGDRGDRGPRDGGPRRGGFGGPGGRPNFLMMMPIIVVLDVNKDGEISKEEMENATASLQKLDKDKNGKLTQEELRPDFGGFGRRDGDRRGPGGPGGFGRRDGGNRSGDFVERMLTNDKNKDGKLTKDELPERMQPMFDRIDTNKDKEVDKAELTKMAEQFNSRNRSRGGDRGNRGGGRRPESDRPKRPESEEN